One Mus pahari chromosome 10, PAHARI_EIJ_v1.1, whole genome shotgun sequence genomic window, gctggaaatcaaattttGATCCTCCTCAAGATCTACATGCTCtgttagccactaagccatctctctaggggagcagaggaagcctgGGGAAAACATGTATAGTTGACATGGGGACACCCATGAGCCTAAGACTCATGGCAAGGCCTTCCCCAGGTCCATGTGCAGATGTTGGTCCTGTGTGCAGTGTCAGCCACGGCTTTCCTTCTCCCAGATGCCCTCAGGTCACACTGCTCCCCACAGAGAACCCTACTGAGGTGAGCTGACCCACCTCCTCCTGTGCAGCAGATGCTCAGTCCCAGCttttctgcatgtgtgcctgccttcttccttccccagtaCCCCAGGCAGGTCAAGTCCACAGCCGCAACGGTCATGGCAATCTCGATAGTccaagataataataaaaaaaaaatcgagcTGATGAAATTTAATATGAAGTAACATTTTttggtgtgatatgtgtgtgtgtgtgcgcatgtgcgtgtgcatgcacatgaactCCCACATAGAGGCAGAGGATGTTATCAGGTATCTTTATGGTGCTCCACTTAGCTTTTGAGTCAAACTCCCTTGCtgagtctggaactcactgtctaggctggctggctagtgagttATGGGGGTCccatctgtctctatctccccagAACTAGGACAAGAGGCAtgcagcttttttctttttaaatattcatagcagctttattcataatagcccgaaactggaaacaacccagatgtccctcaacctaaGAATGGATAATGTGGTCATTTACATACTGGAatattactcaactattaaaaacaatgacatcatggaATTTGCAGGCAATGGAcgaaactagaaaagatcatcctgagtgaggtatcccagacccaggaagacaaacatggtatatactcacttataagtggatattagctttaaaagtaaagaataaccatgctacaacCCATAGACCCAAAGTAGCTAAGTTAGCAGGAGGGCTCAAGGTGGGGACGCAcaaatctcactgagaaggggaaataggatAGACATCATGGGTGGATTCATGGAGGAGGccagggggggaggggcagggatgagaacaggagggatcCGGTGAGGGGATGTCTTAGGGTTCATTGCTACGGAAAGACagcatgaccatggcaactcttatgaagaaaaacCTTTACTTTGGGGCTGgatttcagtttcagaggtttagtcaattatcatcacggtgggaagcatggtagtgtgcgggcagacatggtgctggaggagcccagagttctacatcttgaaccaCAGGGGCATGCAGCTTTTTATACGGGTGCTGAGAAGCCAaagtcaggatgtcaggcttgagtggcaagcactttattgagaAGTCTTCCAAGCTGGaaactattaattttaaaacattttttagacTTAATTATCTtaagtatatgagtgttttgcctgcaggtatgtatgtatggacaCCACCACACACATTCCTAGTGCCTGAAAGGGCCGGAAGAAGGACTTCAGAACTCCTGGAtatgtagttacagatggttgtgagccaccatgtgggtgctgggaatcgaacctaggtcctctgaaagagcagccagtgctctaaactgctgagccatctctccagccccctacttaCTTTTTAGAATGAGCATAGAGGCGTTAGTATATATGGCATCATATGCTGTGTAGGTCCTGCTTCagtggagagggagagcaagacaGGGTACAGCTAAACTGTGATTGTTGTTGAGTTACTGGCATGGGATTATGGGTAGATGGGAGCTGCACATTTGAAAATGTCCACATCAAAAGATCTAAAAATATATGTCCAGAATGCGACATGTCCTTACTGTTTCTGCCCTGTCACCACCatctcccacccatccactcacaaTCTCTCTTATCTGCTCTCTTGTCTCCAGCCTTCCCTGTCTGGTGGTCTGCTCATGACGCTGCAGGAAGAAGTGGCTCAAAGGCTTTCTGTGCAAGACCTCCTAAGGGCTCTTACTTACTTTGGAATTTTTGGCACCTCTCTGACCACATCCCCCTACCACTCAGTCCCTCCACCGCAGGCAGCCCATGTGTCAGAAGAGAACTTCAGTGCTGTGTTAAGGTCCTCAGAGATCTGCTGTGtcctctgcctgcctgtccaGGCTCACCCAAACACAGGCGTTTACATCCACCTACGGTTCCTTTATCCCTATCATACCAACGTGGACCTGAGCTTGAGGTAGgggctctgtcttctttcttctctggtttTGAACCCCTGGGATCTCCGACTCTAGTTCCTGATTCTCTGTTGCTTTGTCAGCCTCTTTCATGAGACTTAAGTACCtggaacatacatacatgctgccTCATGTATCCGTGGCCCAAGCCTTGATATAGTGCACAATACTAAgaattaagtatattttattacatgtggtagcccacacctgtaatcacagcctgtggggagtgggaggaggaggatctTGGGCTTAAGATGGAGTCCAGGCTacacagccagcctgggctacattgccagactgtttttaaaacatcCAAGTCAAAACCAAACAGGCAGAAAGAAATTTCTAGTAATAGAACTGGTTCAGATTTTGTCTCTACCtacaaagttttttttgtttttatttatttatttttcaatgttagGTATAAAATACCTATGCCCGTAATTACTTGGAAGGGTTAACTTTTATCAGAAGacgattctctctctctctctttttttttttaagaaacattaaaaatatttgtattatagtgtgtgtatataatgacaattctgggatttttaaaaaaacacagaaatagtgTAAGATGTGCTTTCATTTAAAACCCAGGTGTGGGGATGaggggctgctttggactgtctgcggcagctgactatgatttgccccATGCTCTAGCACAGGCACGGTTTTGCCAGTTGCAGAGAGTATCTaaaattgtgtgatgtttggagttCTGGGAATTTTTCAGAAGGTATACCagtgctagggccctgagaggtggGGTTCACAGAGAGAGGTTGGTGGTTCACAGGGGTTGGATGTGGTTTGCTAGtggtcatgctcaaagaagaaataaaaggaaagaactcagattcagggatctctttcccctctatccttcttttGCTCCTATCAAGTGGTAGGAGGTGAAGCCTGGGAGATAAAgtgtgggaaaaagaagaatctACAAAGCAGCAAAgaccacctctgtgtgtgtgtgtgtgtgtgtgtgtgtgtgtgtacatggtgtgtgtgtatctgtctgtgtgtgtgtgtgttccaccacagctcctgtggaggtcagagggcacccttcagtgggtcctggggatcaactCCAGTGGTTAGACTTGACTGCAGGTACTtttactaagccatctccttggcACATGAAAACATTTAGAAGAATTGTCACCTTTGCTACTGCTAGTTAATAAATATAGCAATTCTATTATGATTAGGCTTTTTATCCATTGTCTATAGTTGGAGAGATTACTGCATACCAACATTGTGCTCAGAGACCATACTGCAGTGAACAATCAGGGTCAAAGGATGTAAACTAGGGAGGGAAAAAGAATTCCTACCGGAAGGTAAAGTCAGTAGATGGCCAGAGTTTGGTGAGAGAGAGGGTAAAAAGTTCTCAGATATCTAAGTGGAGACATGCTTGCCACTGTAAGGGTAAGGGTAATAAAGAAGCTACACCAATCAGGCGTTGACTAAAATAAGCTTAAAAATATGTAGCATCTGACCGGTTTTAATGTGGGTTCTTTCTTAATCGTCACCAgctcttactttttgagacagggtctctctgaataaccctggctgtcctggaactatgtagatcaggctggtctcaaccaaactcacagagatctacctgcctctgcctctgtgcaaGAAtcaaaggtatgtgtcaccacgcctggctacaggATGCTTCACTGTTTAAAATGTTACACAATGagataatgcatttttaaaaagcagtgatAACGGTGATCAATTTTGGGGTAAATCTGGGTTGTTTGCCCTTCAAATAGAAAACTGATGCCACAAGTAGCCACTtgtaagtgtaaaaaaaaaaaatgaatttgtgcTGGTGGATTGTATTTGCCGAGCTTAGAACCCTCTTTGCACATTTCCCTTCATGACTGCCTGCATTTGCCATGGGATAACTGGCTAAGGTtaatgtgatgatttgtatattcttggagcagggagtggcaccatatggaggtgtggccttgttggagtaggtgtgacctggttggaataggtgtgtcactgtgggtgtgggcttaagatcctcactctagttgcctggaagccagtcttccactagcagccttcagatgaagatgtagaactctcagctctgcctgtaccatgcctgcctagatgctcccaccttgatgagaatggactgaacctttgaacctgtaagccagccccagataaatatttttctataagacatgccttggtcatggtgtctgttcacagcagtaaaaccctaactaagccagTTAGTCTGTGGCAATGGGATTCTTTTCATGTGAAATATTGCAAGCTGATAGTGGCAGGAGCAACATCCCTGGCCCAGAAAAGCaactcagcactcaggacacatGACACCAATCTGGAAACAGCTTTCTTCAAGCCTACATAAGTCtacaaagcagtggttctcaacctgcaggGTGTGAACTCTTTTGAGGGTCGAAGCaccctttcccaggggtcacctaagtgcatcagaaaacacagatatttacactgcaATTCATAggagtaacaaaattacagttaagaagtagtaATGAAAGTAATTTAATGGTTAGGGGTCAGCACAACCTGAGGAAGTAGattaaagggtagcagcattAAGAAGGccaagaaccactgctctagaacatTCCAAAACTGCACGACTTTGTTTTGTCCCCTCACTCTGTAGTGTCTTATAAGCATTTTTCTTGAAAGAGCCAAGAAAGTTCAAACTCCCTGCcttgctgtgagactgtctcaaagtcACTACAAAACAAGTAATGGGGATCCCTTTAGAGCTGGGGGTTAATAATGAATGCCTAGATCCAAATACATGGCTAAGCATCTGGGACTCACTaagtatttgttttctgtaatacTTCCAAGTGAGGATCTCACTTTGAGGTACCATAACATCAGGCTTATCCCCAACACTTACCAGAAGTATTTGATGTCTCTCATTCGGATTTCCCCGCCTCCCCCTCCAATTGGTGGCTCTGGTTGGcctgaattcattatgtagactagctggcttgaaactcagttttgcctgcctctgcctcctgagtgctgggattaaatgaatCTGCCACCATGTCTGGTACCTATTTTAATATCACAGTTTATGAGTCCTAAGCATGTAGGTTCCATGAAATATAAGCAAGGAAACAGTCATATTGAATGAGTGTTGTATGTAACAAAGCCATGACTCACAAAGATGAAATAGCTGCACAGAAGAATTTACagtaagtcatttaaaaaagagaCTTAATGTAGGAATAAGCTATTTTAATCAAGCAAAAcaaatttatattcattatttctaaaaataaaattagacctTCTCAACCCTTAACATCTGCATTTAATCATATTTCCTAACCAAAATACAGATGCTAAGACAGCAAGTTACAGTATATCTTGTACGGCATACAGTATGTCCACTGTTTACACTTCAGTTCTACTTGGTCGTTACGTACTCGATGCAAACTTAAACACCACTCATAACATTTATacagtcaacaacaacaaaaacataaccAGTTGTCTTAAAATGGCTCTTCTAAAAATTGTATAGAATGTACAGAATTACAAAGTCAagtattttatcaaaatataCACCCCCTCCCTGAAACTAACACAAGCTATCAACATTTTAAACGAATAATacaattatagaaaatattttcaaaattatttgtatgtataaatattCTGCCATATTTACTTTGGTCTAGAATTATCAGCATATGAGTCCACTTAaaaaatatccacatataagggCCAGGAGACATcgatacatataattatatttgtagttaaatcaaaacaacttaaatccataatttttttataattataattgaaataaaacaaattagtGGATCACAGGGTTGCTTGTCATCTAGTTATTAATTCAAAAGTGATTTTCATAAGCCCTTTGTGACTCAACAAAACTCAAATGGTGTGGGTGTACATATATACAACGGACAAAACAAAGCTCAATTTGCTTGTAGTTCCCCATCTCCTCTAGTATATAATACTGTATGTAGGTGAACATAGATGAGCAAATGATAAATGCAGATACATACTGGGGTTAACAGCAAAGTGCTACAGTATCAAAGGTCACCTTGAATCATGTCCTTGTTCGTTCTGGGTGTTTAAATCTTTTCTTACCTACCCCAAGCCACCCTAAGCCTTCTTCATGGAGACACCACAACATTTGGTGCGAAAAAGAGGAGTCCTTTGACAACCTTCCAGCCTTGGCTTCCCATCTACTAAATCCAGTGAACAGGAATGGCTGCTTGAACTCTTCTGAATTTTGCCCATCCTGGGCCTGGAAGGGCAGGGCGTGCTCTGCCTCCTTGCTATTCAGGCAGTTTTAACAGTAAGAATCTTTTGAGTTCCAGCTCTCCAGGATCCTagttcacaggaaaaaaaatacttgtagGGCAAGCAGACTTTGGAGGGCAAGCAGACTTTGGAGGGCAATGTTGATAGTcatgttaatataaaaattatttagaaatgtaAGTGGGGCTAATGTCTGCAGACACAAGGACAGCGCATCTGGCTTCATGGATGCTTCTGAGTTCTGTCTGTCCTGACAGAGCCCTGTCCTTCCACATTCTATCTCCCCATCCCTCAGAAACAGTGCTGCTGTTAGAGGCAAAGGAGGTCACCAGGTCCCCTTGTCTCCATGTTATCAGTGGGGGACAAGAGCCTGTTGTTAACTACTATGTGGGCTGCATTATCTCCAAGAATGTGTAAAATTGAGGAATTAGGCTTTCTGCCATTTCCAAGTGCCTGAGACTTGATTACCACAGAGGTGTGTCTTGCTCTCAACCTTTTGCATGCTGCTTCAGCGGAATGGGAGATATCAGGATTATCTGACCCCTTAAGTCTGGGTGGGGTAGCCCCCCACATCCATGGCCTTGGGAGGACTGGAAGACTGCAGAGAGTTCTGAAGAATCTGACCATTCTTCATTCTCTGAGGTGAGGCCACTGCAGAGGATTATATGGCCTAGGTAAGTCAGGTAAGTCTGGGAAGGCTTTCCCCGTAGATAAGGCATGACCTATGTTCTGTGTGACTTGAGTGGACCAGTTCTAATAACAGCTCAGCCGTACTTCAAGGGAACAGCACAGCACTCCATTGAGCAGCACACACATGCTCGCCAGTCAGATTCCAAGTGCTCTACTGATTTCTACAGTGGTCCTCATTCTCTGAGGCCTATTGCTCGTTAGGATTCTCTACAAGGGACATATAGACAGCTAAAAGTTATAGTgattcatatatgtattttacaAGGTTTATGTTGCAGAAAAGTATTTCTAGATGACATGTGAATGTCCTACTTTAGGTTATCCATTACATATTTTCAGTTATATTGTTAAGTATTTTGTAAATACCCATTAATTTACCAAAGATTAATAGTGCAGAAACTCAACGGCAATAAATACTGTCATAGCTCGTTTAGCACGTCTCAAAGACGCTGTCTTCATGATCCTGACCCTTGCTCTCTCCAGTGACTAACACAAGTTCAGCAGACCTCATTAGTGCTTGTGAGAAAGGGTTAAATTAGGCTAAAATTCCACTGCTGGTTTCACTGTTCAAAATCCCACAGCTAAGAACTTCATTAGCCTTCACAAGATACTTGGGTCATTAGAGGATTcagctattttgttttttatgcatTCTGTGTAAAGTGAATGATAAAACCCAAAATAGTTGTtaggatcctttttttttttttttttagtttacacaaatgaaaattaacacccctcccccatcctttgTGACTATTACGTGAACAAACCTAagcttaaaaaactaaaaaaaaaaaaaaaaaaaaaaaaaaaaaaaaaaaaaaaaaaaaaaaaaaaaaaagaaagaaagaaagaaaatgaaaaaagtcacAAACAATTTTGAAGACTTTTTAAACTGTTGTTGTCACTCAAAGGACGTTTTCATCAAAGGCTTTTATGTCATCCTTTTGGTCGCTGTCTTCTGAATCAGTGCAAAGCTGACTCTCCAAGAGATCCGAGTTCTCATGGTACGTGTCGCCTGTTTCCTCTTGCTTAGGTAAGATCTTGTATAAGTGTTTCttctggtgcattctgagggCAGCAGCTGTTTTGCATATTTTGGGGCACTGGAAGCAAGCAAAGCCTTTCCCGTCATGCTCCCGGACGTGCCTCCGTTCGTGGTTCCGTTTGGTGGACAGATACAAGAAACCCTGAAAGCAGAACTGACAGTGGTAACGCTTCTCCCCAGTGTGGATTCTCTCGTGGATCTTGAGCGTCTCGTTGAGTGTGAAAGCCTTGTTACAATACTGACAGATGAACTCCTTCACGCCCAGGTGTATGCGTTCATGCTTCTGCAGGTTCCCCTGCATCGAGAAGCACCGCCCACAGGTCTTGCACTggtaaggcttctctccagtgtggcaTCTCATGTGCAACTTGAGCGTGGAGGAGCTCTGGAACTGCTTTGCACAGAGCTCGCAGATGTAAGGCTTCGAAGTGAGATGCTGGTGGGGCTTGCCTTCGGCTCCCGCCCCTGCTGCTTTGTCGCCGCCATCACAGAGCTCACACTGCAGCTTGGGCatctctttattctcttcttcttCGAAGGCCTTATCCGGGGGCAGTTTCACCTCTGCGCGATCCAGTTCGGCTGGGTATCTGCACCGGCCGACTGGGCTTCTGCTCCCGCGTTCCTTCCTCCACTTGACTTTCCTCATTTTTCTCAGCTGTTTGGATTTCTTCTTGGGCTTGTAGTTGTAGTATGGGCGCCACGGCTTATCGGTGGAGTCCTGGTCACTCACTTCATCGAATGCTTCACTCATCTCTACACATTCGGCCTGGCAAAGCCCAAGGGGGCTGTCCCCATGGGTTTCTGGGTCACTCTCCCCAGGCAGTGTCTCTTCCTGTATTTGATACTTAggttttctccctcttctgtaaAACAGCTTAGACCCAAGGATATGCCTTTTCACGATGGCTTCGTTCCCAATTTTCACTGTTATTTGGCAAAGGGGTGCAACATTGCTATCTGTGGAGGTACCAGGCAGAGCAGGTTTTGCGATATAAGTTTCAATCTTACTGGTTTCTTCGACGTTTGTGGTTTTGCCTGAAGACCCTCCATGATCGGCAACGTATTTAGCCTCCTCTGTTATTTCTCCCCTGTTACAcggaacagttttctttttctccttaatGCTTTTGGGTCTGCTTGCAGGTTTATTGGCTTTATCTGCCTCGGGCTTGCTGTCCTTGATCAGGGAGGGGCTGACCACCGGTTGTGAAGGGAACTTGTGGCTGCTGTTGGTCAGGCTAGCAATGGCATTGCTGTGCCTGATCACTGACGAGAACTGGCTGCTGTGCACAATGACGGAGGGCACCGAGCCGCTATAGCTGATCACAGAGGCCGAGTGCTCACTGCCTTTGCCCACAGATGAAACACATGCGGGCTCTGTCTGTACGGTGGTACTGACAGTGTTTCCAGTGGAAGAAACCGACACCTCAGTTGAATCGAAGCTATCAAAGCTATCGACAAGATTGGTTTTCACTGCCTGCCTTTTCCATTTGATGCCTTCTGTATTTTTTACTCTGGCAGAAGTGGGTGCGCCCTGCCGTGAAGGAGTTTCCACTGGCACGTCAGCGCCGGCCAGCGTGTTTCTGCCATCTTGGAAGTCCAGTGTGGGCATTTCAGAGCTTTGCAGATTAGGAACGATGAATGTATCAGGGGCAGATTCGCCCCTCTGACTGTTTCCTTGAGCACTTACATAGGAAGAATTCCGGTAGCTCTTATAAGGT contains:
- the Zbtb38 gene encoding zinc finger and BTB domain-containing protein 38 isoform X4, which gives rise to MTVMSLSRDFKDDFHSDTVLSILNEQRIRGILCDVTIIVEDTKFKAHSNVLAASSLYFKNIFWSHTICISSHVLELDDLKAEVFTEILNYIYSSTVVVKRQETVTDLAAAGKKLGISFLEDLSDRNFSNSPGPYVVCITEKGVVKEEKNEKRHEEPAVTNGPRITNAFSIIETENSNNMFSPLDLRASFKKVSDSMRTASLCQERASVCREVEPVRTLAEHSYAVSSITEAYRSQPLREHDSSSSANTGKENGDALATKAKPCRKPKPQTQDSDSTAEDMPLPLLTCPEVNQERSPQPAPDLSHSEPPSNEGDIHFPREDENQSSDAPGPGTAEAPPLVYNCSCCSKSFDSSTLLSAHMQLHKPTQEPFVCRYCNKQFTTLNRLDRHEQICMRSSHVPMPGGNQPFLENYPTIGQDGSSFRSPESLVPENRIGELSGAGSALSDTDHMVKFVNGQMLYSCIVCKRSYVTLSSLRRHANVHSWRRTYPCHYCNKVFALAEYRTRHEIWHTGERRYQCIFCLETFMTYYILKNHQKSFHAIDHRLSINKKTANGGLKPTVYPYKLYRLLPMRCKRAPYKSYRNSSYVSAQGNSQRGESAPDTFIVPNLQSSEMPTLDFQDGRNTLAGADVPVETPSRQGAPTSARVKNTEGIKWKRQAVKTNLVDSFDSFDSTEVSVSSTGNTVSTTVQTEPACVSSVGKGSEHSASVISYSGSVPSVIVHSSQFSSVIRHSNAIASLTNSSHKFPSQPVVSPSLIKDSKPEADKANKPASRPKSIKEKKKTVPCNRGEITEEAKYVADHGGSSGKTTNVEETSKIETYIAKPALPGTSTDSNVAPLCQITVKIGNEAIVKRHILGSKLFYRRGRKPKYQIQEETLPGESDPETHGDSPLGLCQAECVEMSEAFDEVSDQDSTDKPWRPYYNYKPKKKSKQLRKMRKVKWRKERGSRSPVGRCRYPAELDRAEVKLPPDKAFEEEENKEMPKLQCELCDGGDKAAGAGAEGKPHQHLTSKPYICELCAKQFQSSSTLKLHMRCHTGEKPYQCKTCGRCFSMQGNLQKHERIHLGVKEFICQYCNKAFTLNETLKIHERIHTGEKRYHCQFCFQGFLYLSTKRNHERRHVREHDGKGFACFQCPKICKTAAALRMHQKKHLYKILPKQEETGDTYHENSDLLESQLCTDSEDSDQKDDIKAFDENVL
- the Zbtb38 gene encoding zinc finger and BTB domain-containing protein 38 isoform X1; this encodes MEPAGSARAAERSPMTVMSLSRDFKDDFHSDTVLSILNEQRIRGILCDVTIIVEDTKFKAHSNVLAASSLYFKNIFWSHTICISSHVLELDDLKAEVFTEILNYIYSSTVVVKRQETVTDLAAAGKKLGISFLEDLSDRNFSNSPGPYVVCITEKGVVKEEKNEKRHEEPAVTNGPRITNAFSIIETENSNNMFSPLDLRASFKKVSDSMRTASLCQERASVCREVEPVRTLAEHSYAVSSITEAYRSQPLREHDSSSSANTGKENGDALATKAKPCRKPKPQTQDSDSTAEDMPLPLLTCPEVNQERSPQPAPDLSHSEPPSNEGDIHFPREDENQSSDAPGPGTAEAPPLVYNCSCCSKSFDSSTLLSAHMQLHKPTQEPFVCRYCNKQFTTLNRLDRHEQICMRSSHVPMPGGNQPFLENYPTIGQDGSSFRSPESLVPENRIGELSGAGSALSDTDHMVKFVNGQMLYSCIVCKRSYVTLSSLRRHANVHSWRRTYPCHYCNKVFALAEYRTRHEIWHTGERRYQCIFCLETFMTYYILKNHQKSFHAIDHRLSINKKTANGGLKPTVYPYKLYRLLPMRCKRAPYKSYRNSSYVSAQGNSQRGESAPDTFIVPNLQSSEMPTLDFQDGRNTLAGADVPVETPSRQGAPTSARVKNTEGIKWKRQAVKTNLVDSFDSFDSTEVSVSSTGNTVSTTVQTEPACVSSVGKGSEHSASVISYSGSVPSVIVHSSQFSSVIRHSNAIASLTNSSHKFPSQPVVSPSLIKDSKPEADKANKPASRPKSIKEKKKTVPCNRGEITEEAKYVADHGGSSGKTTNVEETSKIETYIAKPALPGTSTDSNVAPLCQITVKIGNEAIVKRHILGSKLFYRRGRKPKYQIQEETLPGESDPETHGDSPLGLCQAECVEMSEAFDEVSDQDSTDKPWRPYYNYKPKKKSKQLRKMRKVKWRKERGSRSPVGRCRYPAELDRAEVKLPPDKAFEEEENKEMPKLQCELCDGGDKAAGAGAEGKPHQHLTSKPYICELCAKQFQSSSTLKLHMRCHTGEKPYQCKTCGRCFSMQGNLQKHERIHLGVKEFICQYCNKAFTLNETLKIHERIHTGEKRYHCQFCFQGFLYLSTKRNHERRHVREHDGKGFACFQCPKICKTAAALRMHQKKHLYKILPKQEETGDTYHENSDLLESQLCTDSEDSDQKDDIKAFDENVL
- the Zbtb38 gene encoding zinc finger and BTB domain-containing protein 38 isoform X2; amino-acid sequence: MWNVRLTFAGFQMTVMSLSRDFKDDFHSDTVLSILNEQRIRGILCDVTIIVEDTKFKAHSNVLAASSLYFKNIFWSHTICISSHVLELDDLKAEVFTEILNYIYSSTVVVKRQETVTDLAAAGKKLGISFLEDLSDRNFSNSPGPYVVCITEKGVVKEEKNEKRHEEPAVTNGPRITNAFSIIETENSNNMFSPLDLRASFKKVSDSMRTASLCQERASVCREVEPVRTLAEHSYAVSSITEAYRSQPLREHDSSSSANTGKENGDALATKAKPCRKPKPQTQDSDSTAEDMPLPLLTCPEVNQERSPQPAPDLSHSEPPSNEGDIHFPREDENQSSDAPGPGTAEAPPLVYNCSCCSKSFDSSTLLSAHMQLHKPTQEPFVCRYCNKQFTTLNRLDRHEQICMRSSHVPMPGGNQPFLENYPTIGQDGSSFRSPESLVPENRIGELSGAGSALSDTDHMVKFVNGQMLYSCIVCKRSYVTLSSLRRHANVHSWRRTYPCHYCNKVFALAEYRTRHEIWHTGERRYQCIFCLETFMTYYILKNHQKSFHAIDHRLSINKKTANGGLKPTVYPYKLYRLLPMRCKRAPYKSYRNSSYVSAQGNSQRGESAPDTFIVPNLQSSEMPTLDFQDGRNTLAGADVPVETPSRQGAPTSARVKNTEGIKWKRQAVKTNLVDSFDSFDSTEVSVSSTGNTVSTTVQTEPACVSSVGKGSEHSASVISYSGSVPSVIVHSSQFSSVIRHSNAIASLTNSSHKFPSQPVVSPSLIKDSKPEADKANKPASRPKSIKEKKKTVPCNRGEITEEAKYVADHGGSSGKTTNVEETSKIETYIAKPALPGTSTDSNVAPLCQITVKIGNEAIVKRHILGSKLFYRRGRKPKYQIQEETLPGESDPETHGDSPLGLCQAECVEMSEAFDEVSDQDSTDKPWRPYYNYKPKKKSKQLRKMRKVKWRKERGSRSPVGRCRYPAELDRAEVKLPPDKAFEEEENKEMPKLQCELCDGGDKAAGAGAEGKPHQHLTSKPYICELCAKQFQSSSTLKLHMRCHTGEKPYQCKTCGRCFSMQGNLQKHERIHLGVKEFICQYCNKAFTLNETLKIHERIHTGEKRYHCQFCFQGFLYLSTKRNHERRHVREHDGKGFACFQCPKICKTAAALRMHQKKHLYKILPKQEETGDTYHENSDLLESQLCTDSEDSDQKDDIKAFDENVL
- the Zbtb38 gene encoding zinc finger and BTB domain-containing protein 38 isoform X3 gives rise to the protein MSSTCQMTVMSLSRDFKDDFHSDTVLSILNEQRIRGILCDVTIIVEDTKFKAHSNVLAASSLYFKNIFWSHTICISSHVLELDDLKAEVFTEILNYIYSSTVVVKRQETVTDLAAAGKKLGISFLEDLSDRNFSNSPGPYVVCITEKGVVKEEKNEKRHEEPAVTNGPRITNAFSIIETENSNNMFSPLDLRASFKKVSDSMRTASLCQERASVCREVEPVRTLAEHSYAVSSITEAYRSQPLREHDSSSSANTGKENGDALATKAKPCRKPKPQTQDSDSTAEDMPLPLLTCPEVNQERSPQPAPDLSHSEPPSNEGDIHFPREDENQSSDAPGPGTAEAPPLVYNCSCCSKSFDSSTLLSAHMQLHKPTQEPFVCRYCNKQFTTLNRLDRHEQICMRSSHVPMPGGNQPFLENYPTIGQDGSSFRSPESLVPENRIGELSGAGSALSDTDHMVKFVNGQMLYSCIVCKRSYVTLSSLRRHANVHSWRRTYPCHYCNKVFALAEYRTRHEIWHTGERRYQCIFCLETFMTYYILKNHQKSFHAIDHRLSINKKTANGGLKPTVYPYKLYRLLPMRCKRAPYKSYRNSSYVSAQGNSQRGESAPDTFIVPNLQSSEMPTLDFQDGRNTLAGADVPVETPSRQGAPTSARVKNTEGIKWKRQAVKTNLVDSFDSFDSTEVSVSSTGNTVSTTVQTEPACVSSVGKGSEHSASVISYSGSVPSVIVHSSQFSSVIRHSNAIASLTNSSHKFPSQPVVSPSLIKDSKPEADKANKPASRPKSIKEKKKTVPCNRGEITEEAKYVADHGGSSGKTTNVEETSKIETYIAKPALPGTSTDSNVAPLCQITVKIGNEAIVKRHILGSKLFYRRGRKPKYQIQEETLPGESDPETHGDSPLGLCQAECVEMSEAFDEVSDQDSTDKPWRPYYNYKPKKKSKQLRKMRKVKWRKERGSRSPVGRCRYPAELDRAEVKLPPDKAFEEEENKEMPKLQCELCDGGDKAAGAGAEGKPHQHLTSKPYICELCAKQFQSSSTLKLHMRCHTGEKPYQCKTCGRCFSMQGNLQKHERIHLGVKEFICQYCNKAFTLNETLKIHERIHTGEKRYHCQFCFQGFLYLSTKRNHERRHVREHDGKGFACFQCPKICKTAAALRMHQKKHLYKILPKQEETGDTYHENSDLLESQLCTDSEDSDQKDDIKAFDENVL